A genomic segment from Streptomyces antibioticus encodes:
- a CDS encoding sensor histidine kinase: protein MSARFGSVRARATLGATLVVAVALLAAGTAVLLALRSSLTDQADGRAERSARAVAAQLAVGTPYDRLSAMDDDERPVRIVDAGGRAVASSEELERIDVPDPDDDAGDDLDPGEIDDETRYLDGTATVDCDTASYRFAAVAVRGPDGGPVTVHAGAPLDTERGAVGTALTAMLIGFPLLLAVVAGVTWLVTRRALRPVEGIRREMAAITASADLARRVPEPDTHDEVARLARTTNETLAALEASVERQRRFVADASHELRSPIASLRTQLEVGAAHPGLLDVAGAVEDTVRLQRLAADLLLLARLDAGEGPVPGARVDLAALAREEAAGRPGVTVSAAGPVEAGGSRGQLGRVLANLLDNALRHARTGVSVTVREEGRGEDARAVVTVADDGDGVPAADRERIFERFVRLDDARARDDGGAGLGLAIARDVAVRHGGTLTVGDAPAGGARFELRLPVFRDARDAQGATRPGP from the coding sequence ATGAGCGCCCGGTTCGGTTCGGTGCGGGCCCGGGCGACGCTCGGCGCCACCCTCGTCGTCGCCGTCGCGCTCCTCGCGGCCGGCACCGCCGTCCTGCTGGCGCTGCGCTCCAGCCTGACCGACCAGGCGGACGGCAGGGCGGAGCGTTCCGCGCGGGCGGTCGCCGCCCAGCTCGCGGTGGGGACGCCGTACGACCGGCTGTCCGCGATGGACGACGACGAGCGGCCGGTGCGGATCGTGGACGCGGGCGGCCGGGCGGTCGCGTCGAGCGAGGAGCTGGAGCGGATCGACGTGCCGGACCCCGACGACGACGCGGGCGACGACCTCGACCCCGGTGAGATCGACGACGAGACCCGCTACCTCGACGGCACCGCCACGGTCGACTGCGACACCGCCTCGTACCGCTTCGCCGCCGTCGCGGTGCGGGGGCCCGACGGCGGCCCCGTCACCGTCCACGCGGGCGCCCCGCTGGACACCGAGCGCGGCGCCGTGGGCACCGCCCTCACCGCCATGCTGATCGGCTTCCCGCTGCTGCTCGCCGTCGTGGCGGGGGTGACCTGGCTGGTCACGCGGCGGGCGCTGCGGCCGGTCGAGGGCATCCGGCGGGAGATGGCCGCGATCACCGCCTCCGCCGATCTGGCCCGCCGGGTGCCCGAGCCGGACACCCATGACGAGGTGGCCCGGCTGGCCCGGACCACCAACGAGACGCTGGCCGCGCTGGAGGCGTCCGTGGAGCGCCAGCGCCGGTTCGTCGCCGACGCTTCCCACGAGCTGCGCAGCCCCATCGCCTCGCTGCGCACCCAGTTGGAGGTGGGCGCCGCGCACCCCGGTCTGCTGGACGTGGCGGGCGCGGTCGAGGACACCGTACGGCTCCAGCGGCTCGCCGCCGATCTGCTGCTGCTCGCCCGGCTGGACGCGGGGGAGGGGCCGGTGCCCGGCGCCCGGGTCGACCTCGCGGCGCTGGCGCGGGAGGAGGCGGCGGGGCGGCCCGGGGTGACCGTGTCCGCCGCCGGGCCGGTGGAGGCCGGCGGCTCGCGGGGGCAGCTCGGGCGGGTGCTGGCCAACCTGCTGGACAACGCGCTGCGGCACGCCCGGACCGGGGTCTCGGTGACCGTGCGCGAGGAAGGGCGCGGGGAGGACGCCCGGGCGGTCGTCACGGTCGCCGACGACGGGGACGGGGTGCCCGCGGCGGACCGGGAGCGGATCTTCGAGCGGTTCGTGCGGCTGGACGACGCGCGGGCCCGGGACGACGGCGGGGCGGGCCTGGGGCTGGCCATCGCCCGGGACGTGGCCGTGCGGCACGGCGGCACGCTCACGGTGGGTGACGCGCCGGCAGGCGGGGCCCGGTTCGAGCTCCGCCTGCCGGTCTTCCGGGACGCGCGGGACGCCCAGGGCGCAACACGCCCTGGGCCCTAG
- a CDS encoding MarR family winged helix-turn-helix transcriptional regulator, with product METETATRWLNDAEQCAWRTHLEVNRLLTYQLEKDLQPFGLTMNDYEILVNLSESDDVRMRMSDLASATLQSKSRLSHQITRMENANLVRRENCESDRRGLYAVLTEHGMETMQKVAPHHVASVRRHFIDLLSPEALLELDKSLKPIAEHLRGQRGRP from the coding sequence ATGGAGACCGAAACGGCCACTCGCTGGCTGAACGACGCGGAGCAGTGCGCCTGGCGCACCCACCTGGAGGTCAACCGCCTGTTGACCTACCAGCTCGAAAAAGACCTCCAGCCGTTCGGCCTCACGATGAACGACTACGAGATCCTGGTGAACCTCTCCGAGTCGGACGACGTCCGTATGCGGATGAGCGACCTCGCGTCCGCCACCCTCCAGTCCAAGAGCCGTCTCTCGCACCAGATCACCCGCATGGAGAACGCGAACCTGGTACGCCGTGAGAACTGCGAGTCCGACCGCCGCGGCCTGTACGCGGTGCTGACGGAGCACGGCATGGAGACGATGCAGAAGGTCGCACCCCACCATGTGGCGTCGGTGCGGCGCCACTTCATCGACCTGCTCTCGCCCGAGGCGCTCCTCGAGCTGGACAAGTCCCTCAAGCCCATCGCGGAGCACCTCCGCGGCCAGCGCGGACGCCCCTAG